One part of the Parabacteroides distasonis ATCC 8503 genome encodes these proteins:
- the nfo gene encoding deoxyribonuclease IV, whose product MKYVGAHVSAVGGVENAPVNAHEIGAKAFALFTRNQRQWKSQPLKADSIHLFKERCEAYGYDPGCILPHDSYLINLGNPDAEGLQKSRDAFLDEMTRCEQLGLKMLNFHPGSHLGKMEVDTCLSRIAESINITLAQTSGVCAVIENTAGQGSNLGYTFEQIAYIINEVEDKSRVGVCLDTAHTLAAGYDIKTPEGFAETFRHFDEVVGFSYLRGMHLNDSKKELGSRVDRHESIGKGLMGLDTFRMIMVDPRFDNMPLILETPDEALWPEEIQLLYKQLKS is encoded by the coding sequence ATGAAGTATGTTGGGGCTCACGTGAGTGCGGTCGGTGGGGTTGAGAATGCCCCCGTTAATGCCCATGAGATCGGTGCGAAGGCTTTTGCCCTTTTCACCCGGAATCAGAGGCAATGGAAGTCGCAGCCGTTGAAGGCGGACAGTATCCATTTATTTAAGGAGCGGTGTGAAGCGTACGGTTACGATCCGGGATGTATCTTGCCGCACGATAGCTATTTGATCAATCTGGGGAACCCGGACGCCGAGGGATTGCAGAAATCCCGTGACGCTTTTCTGGACGAGATGACACGCTGCGAGCAACTGGGACTGAAAATGCTGAATTTCCATCCCGGAAGCCATTTGGGGAAGATGGAGGTGGATACCTGCCTGTCTCGCATCGCCGAGTCGATCAATATCACGTTGGCTCAGACGAGTGGCGTATGTGCCGTGATAGAGAATACGGCGGGGCAAGGCTCGAACTTGGGATATACCTTCGAGCAGATCGCCTATATTATAAATGAGGTAGAGGATAAGAGCCGGGTGGGAGTATGCCTCGATACGGCGCACACGCTTGCCGCCGGTTACGATATAAAGACACCGGAGGGATTTGCCGAGACATTTCGTCATTTCGACGAGGTGGTCGGCTTTTCTTATTTAAGGGGTATGCACTTGAACGATTCTAAAAAGGAGCTGGGATCACGTGTGGACCGGCATGAGAGTATCGGTAAAGGCTTGATGGGCCTTGATACCTTCCGCATGATCATGGTGGACCCCCGTTTCGACAATATGCCCTTAATCCTAGAGACCCCGGACGAGGCGCTTTGGCCGGAGGAGATACAGCTTCTATATAAACAATTAAAATCTTGA
- a CDS encoding PaaI family thioesterase: protein MKKIINPWEGLDGYMCFGCAPNNPLGLHMEFFEDGDDIVAFWKPQGTYQGWLRTLHGGIQTTLMDELAGWVVLRKLQTSGVTSRLDAKFMKSISTDEPQLMIRGRMIDRKRNAIFIETEIYNSANELCTRAEMVYFITPQERAMEEFGFCGCKTEDEISINKKKS from the coding sequence ATGAAAAAGATAATTAATCCGTGGGAAGGGCTGGACGGTTATATGTGTTTCGGTTGCGCTCCGAACAATCCGCTGGGGCTGCATATGGAGTTTTTTGAGGATGGTGACGATATCGTGGCGTTCTGGAAGCCGCAAGGTACTTACCAAGGATGGCTACGTACGTTGCACGGAGGTATACAGACTACGCTGATGGATGAGTTGGCCGGCTGGGTGGTCTTGAGGAAGTTGCAGACCTCCGGGGTGACCTCACGCCTCGACGCCAAGTTTATGAAGAGTATCTCTACGGACGAGCCCCAACTGATGATACGGGGACGGATGATAGACCGGAAACGGAACGCCATCTTCATAGAGACCGAGATCTATAACTCGGCGAATGAGTTGTGTACCCGTGCCGAGATGGTTTATTTCATCACCCCGCAAGAACGTGCGATGGAGGAGTTTGGTTTTTGTGGGTGTAAGACTGAGGATGAAATTAGTATAAATAAAAAGAAAAGTTAG
- a CDS encoding pyruvoyl-dependent arginine decarboxylase, with protein sequence MVKKVGNLIPNTFFITKGSGESDLEKHAGSYHMALYDAGISDFNIMTYSSVIPATAHLATMDELDLPPFGSEMKTIMAVSHGYQDEFVSAGVVYAWMYKDENFDEKVGGLVCEVSGRYRIEELESRLIRVINDLHQKTYGKYYLGELNFITEGITIEKRYGTALAALCFVDFLQPEIEE encoded by the coding sequence ATGGTAAAGAAAGTTGGGAATTTAATTCCAAACACCTTTTTTATTACAAAAGGAAGTGGCGAATCAGACTTGGAGAAACACGCTGGTTCTTACCACATGGCTCTTTATGACGCCGGTATCTCTGATTTTAATATCATGACGTATTCGTCGGTGATACCCGCTACGGCACATCTGGCAACCATGGATGAACTAGACCTTCCTCCATTTGGTTCGGAAATGAAAACGATCATGGCTGTATCCCATGGATATCAGGATGAGTTCGTGTCTGCTGGTGTGGTTTACGCATGGATGTATAAGGATGAGAACTTTGATGAGAAGGTTGGTGGCCTTGTGTGTGAGGTCAGCGGACGTTACCGCATCGAGGAGCTTGAGTCTCGTCTGATCCGTGTTATTAACGATCTTCATCAGAAGACGTATGGGAAGTATTATCTTGGAGAGCTTAACTTTATCACCGAGGGAATTACGATCGAGAAACGCTATGGAACGGCGTTGGCCGCCCTTTGCTTCGTGGATTTCCTTCAACCGGAGATCGAGGAATAA
- a CDS encoding superoxide dismutase, which translates to MLTLCLSLLLMITNSQITDKKEEVMKFELIQLPYANDGLEPVISKQTIDFHYGKHLLNYVNTLNKLIEGTKFENAPLEQIVRESDGAIFNNAGQVLNHNLYFTQFSPNGGGEPTGKLAEAIKSTWGSFENFQKEFVAAGTGLFGSGWVWLAKDKDGKLSITKEPNGSNPVVKGLTPIMGFDVWEHSYYLDYQNRRADHLNALWRIIDWETVGKRY; encoded by the coding sequence ATGCTTACATTATGTTTAAGTTTATTATTAATGATCACAAATAGTCAAATAACAGATAAAAAAGAAGAAGTTATGAAATTCGAGTTAATCCAGTTACCGTACGCAAACGACGGTTTAGAACCAGTTATCAGCAAACAAACAATTGATTTCCATTACGGAAAACATTTATTGAACTATGTAAATACCCTTAATAAGCTGATTGAGGGCACGAAATTCGAGAACGCTCCGCTGGAGCAGATCGTTCGTGAGTCTGACGGAGCCATTTTCAACAATGCCGGCCAAGTATTGAATCACAATCTATATTTTACCCAATTCTCCCCGAACGGAGGTGGCGAACCTACGGGTAAGCTAGCCGAGGCTATCAAGTCTACGTGGGGATCGTTCGAGAACTTCCAGAAAGAGTTCGTGGCCGCCGGTACAGGCTTGTTCGGCTCAGGATGGGTATGGTTGGCTAAAGATAAAGACGGCAAACTTTCAATTACCAAAGAACCCAACGGTAGTAACCCGGTCGTTAAGGGATTGACTCCGATCATGGGATTCGATGTATGGGAGCATTCTTACTATCTGGATTACCAGAACCGCCGTGCGGATCATTTGAACGCATTGTGGAGGATTATCGACTGGGAAACCGTTGGTAAGAGATATTGA
- a CDS encoding NigD-like protein, with translation MNGFFNFRKLVVGVMAATCFMGFQSCLDDDDDYPYSKVLPNALVTVKPVDDGSYFLQLDDSTTLLPVNMTSSPFGQKEVRALVNFDETNESSGIYSKAVNINWIDSILTKPIAPDLGVTSNDSIYGSDPVEIVNDWVTIAEDGYLTLRFRTIWGDRNKAHFVNLLTGKDPENPYEVEFRHNAYGDVYGAYADGLVAFKLDSLPDTNGKTVKLKLKWKSFDGDKSVEFNYCSRKSTPAKASIAAERSALNLK, from the coding sequence ATGAACGGATTCTTTAATTTTAGGAAATTAGTTGTAGGTGTAATGGCGGCTACTTGTTTTATGGGGTTTCAATCTTGCTTGGACGATGATGATGATTATCCTTACAGTAAAGTGTTGCCGAATGCGTTGGTGACGGTTAAGCCGGTCGATGATGGTTCATATTTTCTTCAATTGGATGATAGCACGACCTTGTTGCCTGTCAATATGACCTCTTCTCCCTTCGGGCAGAAGGAGGTGAGAGCGTTGGTGAATTTTGACGAGACGAACGAGTCTAGCGGAATTTACAGCAAGGCCGTAAATATTAATTGGATCGACAGTATCCTTACAAAACCAATCGCTCCGGATTTGGGGGTGACTAGCAACGATTCGATCTATGGCTCCGACCCTGTGGAGATCGTGAACGATTGGGTTACCATCGCCGAGGACGGATATCTGACACTCCGTTTCAGGACGATCTGGGGAGACCGCAATAAGGCTCATTTTGTAAACCTACTGACAGGCAAGGACCCGGAGAATCCTTATGAGGTAGAGTTCCGCCATAACGCTTATGGCGATGTATATGGCGCATATGCGGATGGACTGGTCGCTTTTAAATTGGATAGCCTTCCGGATACGAATGGTAAGACGGTTAAGTTGAAATTAAAATGGAAGTCATTCGATGGCGATAAGTCTGTGGAATTCAATTATTGTTCCCGCAAGTCTACTCCGGCAAAAGCATCTATAGCTGCCGAGAGAAGCGCCTTAAATTTGAAATAG
- a CDS encoding DUF5032 domain-containing protein has protein sequence MKKYLFLLLIGAASLTACGDDDDPVVPELNKLTKVSCYKDGASSPLFTADINYTSDGKISNINLGVDKLLFIYSDGKFSVTGIHSGEVIEEYTLSGNVITSKKISQENPYASNEIYVSDEYSYRYSGSNWVLTSWNARWPKEFGTGYEERSYPEYEKYTWENGNVVLYAQSLDSREMRYEYSVAEAPKNFPLRVIGSFSPVGFESVTPLNLLYGIQNRNLPIRAYTYTIPNQSEVKAEYKYTYTTVGDYITGMTIDENDGGTASSYKYTFEYNFAVK, from the coding sequence ATGAAGAAGTATCTATTTTTGTTACTAATAGGGGCCGCTAGCCTGACGGCCTGCGGAGACGATGACGATCCCGTTGTTCCGGAATTGAATAAGCTAACGAAAGTTTCTTGTTATAAAGACGGAGCTTCAAGCCCGCTTTTTACCGCTGATATCAATTATACGAGCGATGGCAAGATCTCAAATATAAATTTGGGAGTGGATAAGTTATTGTTCATTTATTCGGATGGTAAATTCTCTGTCACAGGCATTCATTCCGGTGAGGTTATAGAGGAATATACGTTAAGCGGAAATGTAATTACAAGTAAGAAGATCTCTCAAGAGAATCCATACGCCAGCAACGAGATCTATGTAAGCGATGAATATTCCTATCGTTATTCAGGCTCGAATTGGGTGTTGACTTCTTGGAATGCCCGTTGGCCGAAAGAGTTTGGGACGGGATACGAGGAGAGAAGTTATCCGGAGTACGAGAAATATACATGGGAGAACGGCAACGTGGTTCTATATGCCCAGTCATTGGATAGCCGGGAGATGAGGTACGAGTATAGCGTGGCGGAGGCTCCTAAGAACTTCCCTCTGCGAGTGATCGGTTCTTTCTCGCCGGTTGGCTTTGAGTCTGTAACACCTCTGAACTTGTTATATGGTATCCAAAACCGGAATCTTCCGATCCGTGCCTACACCTATACGATCCCTAACCAGAGCGAGGTGAAAGCTGAGTACAAATACACCTATACCACCGTGGGAGATTATATAACGGGTATGACTATCGATGAGAATGACGGAGGAACCGCAAGCTCTTATAAGTATACTTTCGAGTATAATTTCGCCGTGAAGTAA
- the xyl3A gene encoding xylan 1,4-beta-xylosidase produces MKMKQLTVAMITLLLTASCSEKQQDYPFRNPDLPLEERIDDLLSRLTPEEKIGQMMNVTPAIERLGIPTYDWWNEALHGVARAGRATVFPQAIAMAATFDDNAVHETFTMVSDEARAKYHQYQKDKEYDRYKGLTFWTPNINIFRDPRWGRGMETYGEDPYLTEKMGVAVTRGLQGDDPNYYKTHACAKHYAVHSGPEWNRHEFNAEATPRDLYETYLPAFEALVKEGDVQEVMCAYNRFEGKPCCSSDKLLIDILRNSWGYDNIILSDCGAIDDFWRKDKNTPRHETHPDAESASADAVLNGTDLECGGSYRALNKALADGKISEKDLDVSLRRLLKGRFELGMFDPDERVPYSKIPYSVVESPEHIAKALDMARKSIVLLKNKNNMLPLDKNIKKIAVVGPNAADSTMLWANYNGFPTKTVTIVEGIRNKVPNAEVIYELGCNHTADFVVTDLGSHVSSTAGQGFASEFFNNTEFEGTPAYKGLAKELHYTTGGNTQFAPNVNLTNFTARFTGEFESPIDGPVEFKLSGNDAFRLYIDTAKVAEVWENEYGAEKLYTLNAKKGEKYPIKIEYMQRTGSADLNFTVGVRTPVDFQATASKVKDADVIVFVGGISPRLEGEEMPVDAEGFRKGDRTNIEIPAVQKEMVKALVATGKPVVYVVCTGSALALNWENDHVNAILNAWYGGQEGGTAVADVLFGDYNPAGRLPITFYKSVDQLPDFQDYSMKGRTYRYMTQTPLYPFGYGLSYTTFDYKNAKLSKDKIASNESVTLSFDIANTGKMDGDEVAQIYIKNPNDPAGPLKAMKAFKRVNVKAGSEQPVSIQLEPKAFQSFNDNTQTMEVRPGKYQILYGGSSDDKTLKKIDLVIE; encoded by the coding sequence ATGAAAATGAAACAACTGACAGTAGCGATGATCACCCTCCTACTCACCGCCTCTTGTAGTGAAAAACAACAAGATTACCCTTTCCGGAATCCGGATCTTCCCTTGGAAGAACGTATCGACGACTTACTATCCCGACTGACACCGGAGGAGAAAATCGGCCAAATGATGAACGTAACCCCCGCCATCGAGCGTTTGGGAATCCCGACTTACGACTGGTGGAACGAAGCTCTTCACGGCGTGGCTCGTGCCGGACGTGCGACCGTATTCCCACAAGCGATCGCCATGGCGGCTACCTTCGACGATAACGCCGTTCACGAGACCTTCACGATGGTCAGCGACGAGGCCCGTGCCAAATACCACCAATACCAGAAAGACAAGGAGTACGACCGTTACAAAGGCCTTACTTTCTGGACCCCAAATATCAATATCTTCCGTGACCCTCGCTGGGGACGGGGTATGGAAACCTATGGCGAGGACCCTTACCTGACCGAGAAGATGGGCGTAGCCGTAACCCGCGGATTGCAAGGCGATGATCCTAATTATTACAAGACGCACGCTTGCGCGAAGCATTACGCCGTACACAGCGGTCCGGAATGGAACCGCCACGAATTCAACGCTGAAGCTACCCCTCGCGACTTGTACGAGACCTACCTTCCGGCTTTCGAGGCATTAGTTAAGGAAGGCGATGTACAAGAGGTAATGTGCGCCTATAACCGTTTTGAGGGCAAACCTTGCTGTAGCAGCGACAAATTATTGATCGATATCTTGCGTAATAGCTGGGGATACGACAATATCATCCTCTCCGACTGCGGTGCTATCGATGATTTCTGGAGAAAAGACAAAAATACGCCTCGCCATGAGACGCACCCGGACGCTGAGAGCGCATCCGCCGACGCCGTATTGAACGGTACCGACCTAGAATGTGGCGGTAGCTACCGTGCGCTAAACAAAGCCTTGGCCGACGGTAAGATCTCGGAGAAAGATCTGGACGTATCCTTACGCCGCCTGCTGAAAGGTCGCTTCGAGCTAGGTATGTTCGATCCGGACGAGCGGGTTCCTTATTCTAAGATACCTTACAGCGTAGTCGAGAGCCCGGAGCATATCGCCAAGGCACTGGATATGGCACGTAAAAGTATCGTTTTGTTGAAGAACAAGAATAATATGCTTCCTCTGGACAAGAATATCAAGAAGATCGCCGTAGTCGGACCGAACGCAGCGGACTCGACCATGCTATGGGCCAACTACAACGGCTTCCCGACCAAGACCGTCACGATCGTGGAAGGTATCCGCAATAAAGTCCCGAACGCAGAGGTTATCTACGAGCTGGGTTGCAACCATACCGCCGATTTTGTCGTGACAGACCTAGGTAGCCACGTATCTTCCACGGCGGGACAAGGCTTCGCCTCCGAATTCTTCAACAATACCGAGTTCGAGGGTACCCCCGCCTACAAGGGATTAGCGAAAGAGCTTCATTATACCACCGGAGGTAACACCCAATTCGCCCCGAACGTAAACTTGACAAACTTCACGGCTCGCTTTACGGGCGAGTTCGAGTCTCCGATAGATGGTCCGGTCGAGTTCAAACTATCCGGAAACGACGCATTCCGCCTGTATATCGATACGGCTAAAGTCGCCGAAGTATGGGAAAACGAATATGGAGCAGAAAAACTCTATACGCTAAACGCTAAGAAAGGTGAGAAATATCCCATAAAGATCGAATATATGCAACGCACGGGTAGCGCTGACCTGAACTTTACGGTAGGCGTACGCACACCCGTAGATTTCCAAGCTACGGCCAGCAAGGTTAAAGACGCTGATGTCATCGTATTCGTAGGTGGTATCTCTCCACGTCTGGAAGGTGAGGAAATGCCGGTAGACGCTGAAGGTTTCCGAAAAGGCGACCGCACGAATATCGAGATCCCGGCCGTACAAAAGGAAATGGTCAAAGCCTTGGTAGCCACCGGAAAGCCTGTGGTATACGTGGTATGTACGGGTAGCGCATTGGCGTTGAATTGGGAGAACGATCATGTAAACGCTATCTTGAACGCTTGGTATGGCGGACAAGAAGGTGGAACAGCCGTGGCCGACGTTTTATTCGGAGACTATAACCCGGCCGGACGCTTGCCAATCACGTTCTATAAATCCGTAGACCAGCTTCCGGACTTCCAAGATTACAGCATGAAAGGCCGTACCTATCGTTACATGACGCAGACTCCGCTTTATCCGTTCGGTTATGGCTTGAGCTATACAACATTCGATTATAAGAACGCTAAGTTGTCAAAGGATAAGATCGCTTCCAACGAATCGGTTACCCTCTCCTTCGATATCGCCAATACAGGCAAGATGGATGGTGACGAGGTCGCTCAGATCTACATCAAGAACCCGAACGATCCCGCCGGACCGCTAAAAGCGATGAAAGCATTCAAACGTGTGAACGTGAAGGCTGGCAGCGAACAACCGGTTAGCATCCAATTGGAACCGAAAGCTTTCCAATCCTTCAATGACAATACACAGACCATGGAGGTTCGCCCGGGTAAATACCAAATCCTATATGGAGGTTCCTCGGACGATAAGACACTGAAAAAGATTGATTTAGTAATTGAATAA
- a CDS encoding RNA recognition motif domain-containing protein: protein MNIYIGNLNYRVRESDLQQILEEYGVVDSVKIIVDRDTKRSKGFAFAEMPNAAEAQKAIEELNQAEYEGRQMVVKEAIPRR, encoded by the coding sequence ATGAATATTTACATTGGAAACCTGAATTATCGGGTAAGAGAATCAGACTTACAACAGATTCTGGAAGAGTATGGTGTTGTAGACTCAGTTAAAATCATTGTTGACCGTGACACAAAACGTTCTAAGGGCTTCGCTTTCGCTGAGATGCCTAACGCTGCAGAGGCTCAAAAAGCTATCGAGGAGTTGAACCAAGCTGAGTACGAAGGTCGTCAGATGGTTGTTAAAGAAGCTATCCCTAGACGTTAA
- a CDS encoding nucleotidyltransferase family protein produces MDYAIIAAGEGSRLAQEGVKWPKPLVRLNGVALIDRLIDVFLKNNATSISIIVNEEMTEVQDYLKALRLPIPFYLLVKSTPSSMHSFYELSHYLDGDKICLTTVDTIFKEEEFSGYIQQFIQEDKLDGLMAVTDFIDDEKPLYVETDNELYIRNFLDQADGDCRYISGGIYCLRRPALGVLNNAISQGMSRMRNYQRQLIAEGLRLKAYPFSKIIDVDHADDILKAESFLKS; encoded by the coding sequence ATGGATTACGCGATCATTGCCGCCGGCGAAGGCTCCCGCTTGGCGCAAGAAGGTGTTAAGTGGCCAAAGCCTCTGGTTAGACTCAACGGTGTCGCTCTGATAGACCGGTTGATAGACGTTTTTTTGAAAAATAACGCAACCTCTATCAGTATCATCGTAAACGAGGAGATGACCGAGGTACAGGATTACCTGAAGGCCCTGCGACTACCTATACCCTTTTACCTATTGGTAAAATCCACCCCCAGCTCTATGCACAGCTTCTACGAGCTGAGTCATTATCTGGACGGTGATAAGATTTGTTTAACTACTGTAGACACGATCTTCAAGGAAGAAGAGTTCAGCGGCTATATCCAACAGTTCATCCAAGAGGATAAACTGGACGGATTGATGGCCGTCACTGATTTTATTGATGACGAGAAACCCTTATATGTAGAAACAGACAACGAACTTTACATCCGGAATTTCCTAGATCAGGCAGACGGTGATTGCCGTTACATATCGGGAGGTATCTATTGCTTGAGGCGTCCGGCTCTGGGTGTATTGAACAACGCCATCTCGCAGGGAATGTCGAGAATGCGCAATTATCAACGGCAGCTCATCGCCGAGGGGTTGAGGCTAAAGGCCTATCCTTTCAGCAAGATCATCGACGTGGATCACGCCGATGACATTTTGAAAGCCGAATCATTTTTAAAGTCATAA
- a CDS encoding CDP-alcohol phosphatidyltransferase family protein, with amino-acid sequence MSETKSTPSLESTLKSLDTEEFIDIHFYRPIGYQWALFFNKLGVSPNSITIASIFIGIAAGICFYFQSLAINVIGMLLLIWANSYDSADGQLARMTGQKSALGRILDGAAGDFWFIAIYAAICLRLTPEWGIWIWLLAATTGFFHSKQAAMADYYRNIHLLFLKGKSGSELSHSPQLKENYKKMSWKHDFIYKLFETFYINYTVGQEAWTPKFQHMMNIIREKYNGQAPEWFRKAFRTQSLPLMKYTNMLSFNTRVIALFVSLFIDMPWLYFVFELTVLNSMLLYMIKKHEHICEDFSKQL; translated from the coding sequence ATGAGTGAGACTAAGTCTACTCCCAGTCTGGAGTCAACCTTAAAATCTTTGGACACCGAGGAGTTTATCGATATTCATTTCTATCGTCCTATTGGCTACCAATGGGCTTTGTTCTTTAATAAATTGGGGGTATCGCCCAATAGTATCACGATCGCCAGCATCTTTATCGGCATAGCGGCAGGTATCTGTTTCTATTTCCAGAGCCTCGCTATCAACGTGATCGGCATGTTACTGTTAATCTGGGCAAACTCATATGATAGCGCAGACGGACAATTGGCCCGTATGACCGGACAGAAAAGTGCCTTGGGACGTATCTTGGACGGTGCCGCCGGCGATTTCTGGTTTATCGCTATCTACGCGGCAATCTGCTTACGCCTCACGCCGGAATGGGGAATATGGATCTGGCTATTGGCGGCTACGACGGGATTCTTCCATAGCAAGCAAGCGGCCATGGCGGATTATTATCGCAATATTCACTTGTTGTTCTTGAAAGGTAAATCGGGTAGCGAGCTCTCCCACTCTCCCCAATTGAAGGAGAATTATAAGAAGATGAGTTGGAAACATGACTTTATCTATAAATTGTTCGAGACCTTCTACATTAATTATACGGTAGGTCAAGAAGCATGGACACCTAAATTCCAACACATGATGAACATCATCCGTGAGAAATACAACGGACAAGCGCCGGAATGGTTCCGTAAGGCTTTTCGAACACAGAGCCTGCCATTAATGAAATATACGAATATGCTATCATTCAATACCCGGGTGATCGCTTTGTTTGTCAGCCTTTTCATCGACATGCCTTGGCTGTATTTCGTATTCGAGCTGACCGTATTAAACTCGATGTTGCTCTATATGATCAAAAAGCATGAGCATATTTGTGAAGATTTCAGCAAACAGTTATAA
- a CDS encoding HAD family hydrolase: MFNLDKVKGILFDYGGTIDSNGMHWAEVIWMAYEALKVPVSKAVFRDAYVHGERTLGKNPIVKPHHTFLDMLRLKSDLQIQWLKENGHLSAEAVTPELPEQLADWCYEYARKAIDSARPILEQLAERYPLVLVSNFYGNIESVLKDFGLDHLFGAIVESAVVGIRKPDPAIFRLGVDKLGFPADEIVVVGDSYDKDIVPATRIGCQTIWLKSIGWSAYKGNETADIVLSDFTEIKQVFAL; encoded by the coding sequence ATGTTCAATTTAGACAAAGTAAAAGGAATCCTCTTTGATTACGGCGGAACGATAGACAGTAACGGCATGCACTGGGCAGAGGTGATCTGGATGGCGTATGAGGCCTTGAAGGTTCCCGTATCCAAAGCGGTTTTCCGTGATGCTTATGTACATGGAGAAAGAACGCTTGGAAAGAATCCGATCGTGAAGCCTCATCATACGTTTCTGGATATGCTGCGCTTGAAAAGCGATTTACAAATCCAATGGCTGAAAGAGAACGGGCATTTATCCGCCGAGGCGGTTACCCCGGAGTTACCGGAACAATTAGCGGATTGGTGTTACGAATACGCCCGGAAGGCAATCGATAGCGCCCGCCCCATTCTGGAGCAATTAGCGGAACGTTACCCATTGGTATTGGTATCGAACTTCTATGGGAACATAGAATCCGTGTTGAAAGATTTCGGTTTGGATCATTTATTCGGCGCTATCGTGGAATCGGCGGTCGTAGGTATCCGTAAGCCGGACCCGGCGATCTTCCGATTAGGAGTGGATAAACTGGGATTTCCCGCCGACGAGATTGTTGTCGTAGGTGATTCCTATGATAAGGATATCGTCCCCGCCACCCGGATCGGATGCCAGACAATCTGGCTAAAAAGTATTGGTTGGAGCGCTTATAAAGGAAATGAGACTGCCGATATCGTATTATCCGACTTCACGGAAATAAAGCAAGTATTCGCTTTATAG
- a CDS encoding metallophosphoesterase family protein, whose amino-acid sequence MFLKKYIWLSAATLLTACDLIDYHPYDGRLDSDTSREINPTNIERIEKVCEGKDTIRFIFMGDTQRSYNETEDFVKYVNQLDSIDFIIHGGDYTEFGLKKEFEWNDDILSKLKVPYVGLIGNHDVIGNGDQVFRKIFGNENFSFVVSDVKFVCLNTNAIEYDYSHPVPDFNFLKNEIADSTRNKRTIVVMHAPPGNEQFDNNVKDVFQLYIKTLPSLMFCLHAHNHCVSAADLFEDGIIYYGCANIAKRSYLLFTLTPDDYMYEVVNF is encoded by the coding sequence ATGTTTTTAAAGAAATACATATGGCTTTCTGCCGCTACACTCCTCACGGCTTGCGACTTAATCGACTATCATCCGTATGACGGTCGTCTGGATTCCGATACTTCCCGGGAGATCAACCCGACCAATATCGAGCGTATCGAGAAAGTCTGCGAAGGGAAGGACACGATCCGTTTTATTTTTATGGGCGATACCCAGCGGAGTTATAATGAGACGGAAGATTTCGTCAAGTACGTTAATCAATTAGATAGCATCGATTTCATTATCCATGGAGGAGATTATACGGAGTTCGGCTTAAAGAAGGAATTCGAGTGGAACGATGATATCTTGTCCAAACTAAAAGTGCCTTACGTAGGGTTGATCGGTAATCACGACGTGATCGGTAATGGCGACCAAGTATTTCGTAAAATCTTTGGGAATGAGAACTTCTCGTTTGTCGTGAGCGACGTGAAATTCGTATGCCTCAATACGAACGCTATCGAGTATGATTATTCCCATCCGGTACCCGATTTTAATTTCCTAAAGAATGAGATAGCGGATAGTACCCGTAATAAACGCACGATCGTAGTCATGCACGCCCCTCCCGGGAACGAACAGTTCGACAATAACGTGAAAGACGTGTTCCAACTTTATATCAAGACATTACCATCTTTAATGTTCTGCTTGCATGCACATAATCATTGCGTATCGGCAGCTGATTTGTTTGAGGATGGCATTATCTACTACGGTTGCGCCAATATCGCCAAACGAAGTTATCTTCTTTTTACCTTAACCCCTGACGATTATATGTATGAAGTGGTCAATTTTTAA